One part of the Corynebacterium aurimucosum ATCC 700975 genome encodes these proteins:
- a CDS encoding LysR family transcriptional regulator, translating to MVKAKYFLAVAEAGTVTAAAERLGITQPALSRQLRRFEEELDLELFMRAGSSLTLSDAAHALIPTCRRLLAESARAGQAVEALRAGSIPALRVAATPTTISTLLAPFIEAAGQTIPLLTTTPVTHYDVFDALEGSADVVIATIPPGNDVASLALGTIPVRAWVPPTHPMALECAGSTSVEVRRLLQEKVALPSRRSVSRGVVDSFVGTAGCALGSHAECDDTATLSALARSGRAVALMTELQPPRLVGFDVVDGEKTLGGVPLVAAWSPGHFAGQEIAQIARRFRSFIEGSLR from the coding sequence ATGGTGAAGGCCAAATATTTCCTCGCGGTCGCCGAAGCCGGCACGGTGACTGCCGCTGCGGAACGCCTTGGAATAACGCAGCCGGCTTTAAGCCGGCAGCTGCGGCGTTTTGAAGAGGAGCTGGACCTGGAGCTTTTCATGCGGGCTGGGTCCTCACTAACACTGAGCGATGCAGCGCATGCCCTCATTCCGACCTGCCGCCGCCTCCTCGCCGAATCTGCGCGCGCCGGGCAGGCAGTGGAGGCACTTCGCGCGGGCAGTATCCCGGCACTGCGTGTGGCTGCTACGCCGACGACGATTTCGACTCTGCTTGCGCCCTTTATTGAGGCCGCTGGCCAGACTATCCCTCTGCTCACAACGACCCCGGTCACGCACTACGACGTCTTTGACGCGCTGGAAGGCTCCGCCGACGTGGTGATTGCCACCATCCCGCCAGGCAATGACGTGGCCTCACTGGCTTTGGGCACGATTCCGGTGCGTGCCTGGGTGCCGCCGACGCACCCAATGGCATTGGAGTGTGCGGGTTCGACCAGCGTGGAGGTTAGACGGTTATTGCAAGAAAAGGTGGCTCTGCCCTCGCGGCGCAGCGTGTCCCGCGGGGTGGTGGATTCCTTCGTGGGCACGGCCGGCTGTGCCTTGGGCTCGCATGCCGAGTGCGATGACACCGCAACCTTGAGTGCCTTGGCCCGCTCGGGCCGAGCCGTGGCCCTGATGACAGAGCTGCAGCCTCCGCGGCTGGTGGGCTTCGACGTGGTCGATGGTGAAAAGACCCTGGGCGGGGTGCCGCTGGTCGCGGCCTGGTCCCCGGGGCACTTCGCGGGGCAGGAGATTGCACAGATTGCGCGGCGGTTCCGGAGTTTTATTGAGGGTTCGCTTCGCTAG
- a CDS encoding endonuclease domain-containing protein, with translation MRDLSKGVLATRVRRGEVTRLAKGLYVWGRPEPLELLKLLQEHRPFLKATGTTAAQVLLGETVTFPLKLASVERMPASTFYVHSRVSVESFVTSSGIRILNPLVAMKSVSPEMGIRVFESIYSSKAGRARLDSHREALNVIPVVSQRMLDQAALFTDSGAEVKVAKGLKRRGLKVECNVVIGHYTWDIVLPELKIAVEINGMKFHSQQESWLRDHWKNNEGALIGWLTLRYTGHCVAHHLDYVIDQIANARNPDFEKRYFKFIGFWHEGVLPPKPKPWEYSEHLGYLPPVPPEPPDFPGPPNCPR, from the coding sequence GTGCGCGATCTGTCTAAAGGTGTGCTTGCAACTCGCGTGCGCCGAGGAGAAGTAACGCGACTGGCCAAGGGGCTCTATGTCTGGGGCAGGCCCGAGCCATTAGAGCTGTTGAAGCTGCTACAGGAGCACCGGCCATTCCTTAAGGCGACAGGAACAACGGCTGCCCAGGTGCTTCTTGGAGAGACAGTTACTTTTCCACTGAAGCTCGCCAGTGTGGAGAGAATGCCGGCATCGACTTTTTATGTGCACTCGCGGGTGAGCGTCGAAAGCTTTGTTACCTCGTCTGGGATCCGGATTCTTAATCCTCTTGTCGCTATGAAGTCCGTGAGCCCTGAAATGGGGATTCGCGTTTTTGAGTCCATCTATTCCTCGAAAGCCGGACGAGCCCGACTGGATAGTCACCGCGAAGCACTCAATGTTATCCCTGTGGTAAGCCAACGCATGCTGGACCAAGCCGCGCTATTCACCGATTCTGGTGCGGAGGTGAAAGTGGCGAAGGGGCTGAAAAGGCGTGGGCTCAAGGTCGAGTGCAACGTTGTTATCGGTCACTACACCTGGGATATCGTGCTCCCAGAGCTCAAGATCGCGGTAGAAATCAACGGGATGAAATTCCATTCCCAGCAAGAGTCATGGTTGCGGGACCACTGGAAGAACAACGAAGGTGCTCTGATTGGGTGGTTAACGCTGCGCTACACAGGTCATTGCGTGGCTCATCATCTGGACTATGTAATCGACCAGATAGCTAATGCCAGGAATCCGGACTTTGAGAAGCGCTACTTCAAATTCATCGGATTTTGGCACGAGGGAGTGTTGCCGCCCAAACCAAAGCCCTGGGAGTACAGCGAGCATTTGGGGTATCTGCCGCCTGTGCCGCCGGAACCGCCAGACTTTCCGGGGCCACCCAACTGCCCTAGATGA
- a CDS encoding sulfite exporter TauE/SafE family protein gives MFGWLYIFIGVLILVGTICQGTIGFGLGTIATPILALIKPELVPTLILLLAFVISTTTMLKSRSAVSWDIVAISSIARIPGSLAGAWAIASLSHRGLSLFIGCAVIFAMTLSSLGWSPKHTTTNITVAGATSGFLGTSTSIGGPPMALVLKGYDPARIRGTLSGTFIIGSTISLAILGLNGQITSLQLTAAAAYLPVAILGLIAASYLNRFINATVLNRIVIVVAISAALALIVEGLVAA, from the coding sequence ATGTTCGGCTGGCTCTATATCTTCATCGGCGTGCTCATCCTCGTGGGTACAATCTGCCAGGGCACCATCGGATTTGGGCTGGGCACCATCGCCACCCCTATCTTGGCGCTGATCAAGCCGGAGCTGGTTCCCACGCTCATCCTCCTGTTGGCATTCGTCATTTCAACCACGACGATGCTCAAGTCACGCTCGGCGGTGTCGTGGGACATCGTGGCTATCTCCTCCATCGCGCGCATCCCCGGCTCGCTCGCGGGTGCGTGGGCGATTGCCTCCCTCTCCCACCGCGGGCTCTCCCTATTCATCGGCTGCGCGGTCATCTTCGCCATGACCTTGTCCAGCCTCGGCTGGTCACCCAAGCACACCACGACCAACATTACTGTCGCGGGCGCTACTTCCGGATTCCTGGGCACGTCGACCTCCATCGGTGGCCCGCCCATGGCGCTGGTGCTTAAAGGCTATGACCCAGCCCGCATACGCGGAACCCTGTCGGGCACCTTCATCATCGGCTCCACCATCTCGCTGGCAATCTTGGGCTTGAACGGGCAAATCACCAGCCTGCAGCTCACCGCCGCCGCGGCCTACCTGCCGGTAGCCATCCTGGGCCTCATTGCCGCCAGCTACCTCAACCGTTTCATCAACGCCACGGTGCTCAACCGCATTGTCATCGTCGTGGCGATCAGCGCGGCATTGGCGCTCATTGTTGAGGGGCTGGTTGCTGCCTAG
- a CDS encoding TIGR03089 family protein: MELLQHLLSADASAPRLSVYNETDGTRMDFSAQTLENWTSKIANMLLEELDLEPDTGSRILIDLPVSWQAAVIALGALAAGIPFDVTDGTAATEPHADDITVVFTSPEAYLKAAADAGAGSASTPLVDTVLVTQDPFGRGVVESGGELPLGTIDFGPTVRFYGDHFYGTTTPLPELFPTELGAERVLSQGWTDSASFQRAVLEPLAAGGSAVIVAGLCSADRLEEIAANEKVTVRS, translated from the coding sequence ATGGAACTCCTACAGCATCTCCTGTCCGCCGATGCCTCTGCTCCCCGGCTCAGTGTTTATAACGAAACTGACGGCACCCGCATGGACTTCTCGGCGCAAACGCTGGAGAACTGGACCTCCAAGATCGCCAACATGCTGCTGGAGGAGCTCGACCTCGAACCGGACACGGGCTCCCGTATCCTCATTGACCTTCCGGTGTCCTGGCAGGCTGCCGTCATTGCGCTTGGGGCGCTAGCCGCCGGCATCCCCTTCGACGTAACAGACGGTACGGCCGCTACCGAGCCGCACGCCGACGATATCACCGTGGTTTTCACCTCTCCGGAGGCCTACCTCAAGGCTGCGGCGGACGCGGGCGCCGGCTCTGCATCAACACCGCTGGTCGATACGGTGCTAGTCACCCAGGATCCTTTTGGCCGCGGCGTTGTCGAAAGCGGCGGCGAGCTGCCACTGGGCACCATCGATTTCGGCCCCACCGTGCGCTTTTATGGCGATCACTTCTATGGCACCACTACCCCGCTACCGGAGCTTTTCCCCACCGAGTTGGGCGCTGAGCGCGTGCTTTCCCAAGGCTGGACGGACAGCGCCTCCTTCCAGCGGGCCGTCCTTGAACCACTGGCTGCGGGCGGCTCCGCCGTCATTGTGGCGGGCCTGTGCTCGGCCGACCGCTTGGAGGAAATCGCGGCCAACGAGAAGGTCACCGTCCGCTCCTAA
- a CDS encoding LCP family protein: MTSPNSPRAARHIQAAPSQSAPTAQRGSTPVKAVLAFLSAVVLVLSGVGYFTVGKLGNDISSASNLALGNQGGFKDNSLDGAVDILLVGKDSRTDAKGNPLSEQELADLHAGVDEGEENTDTIMVIRIPNDGSRATAVSIPRDTYVHDEDFGNTKINAVFAQHKLAKMEELQQDNAEAEAAGEKAPHTDKEIEKESTEAGRSGLISMVHQLTDVSVDHYAEVGLLGFVLLTDAVGGVDVCLNDAVDDPMSGAKFPAGRQTLQGSEGLSFVRQRYDLPRGDLDRIVRQQAYMASLTSKVLDSGTLTSPGKLNKIADAVERSVVIDDGWDIMGFVTQLAGLAGGNVTFTTIPVTSITGVGDYGESVVTIDTAEVHRFMEDLAKSQEKAEEDEKSEDAATDEGNDNGEKPVAEDLNLHVLNAGNVDGMAGGIGAWLKNVGYAVERTANAQSGLYTESQIVAADANDERALALAEQLGGLPVTANEELEPDTFIVVATDDYAGPKDDSAQEEEAAAEPDQGGETQQVGTPGDDFGTAEVSPEIDAGGDGPRCVN; this comes from the coding sequence GTGACTTCCCCGAACTCCCCGCGCGCCGCCCGCCATATCCAGGCCGCGCCCTCGCAGTCCGCGCCCACCGCCCAACGAGGATCGACGCCGGTGAAAGCCGTCCTCGCATTCCTGTCGGCCGTCGTCCTCGTGCTCTCTGGCGTGGGCTACTTCACCGTGGGAAAGCTGGGAAATGATATTTCCTCCGCCTCCAACCTGGCACTGGGTAACCAGGGTGGTTTCAAGGACAACAGTCTCGATGGCGCGGTCGATATCTTGCTCGTGGGCAAGGACTCCCGCACCGATGCCAAGGGCAATCCGCTTTCCGAACAGGAGCTGGCAGATCTGCATGCCGGCGTGGACGAAGGAGAGGAAAACACGGACACCATCATGGTGATCCGTATTCCCAACGATGGCTCGCGCGCCACGGCAGTATCCATTCCGCGCGATACCTATGTCCACGACGAAGACTTCGGTAACACGAAGATCAACGCCGTCTTTGCGCAACACAAGCTAGCCAAGATGGAGGAGCTGCAGCAGGACAACGCGGAGGCTGAGGCAGCGGGCGAGAAGGCACCTCACACGGACAAGGAGATCGAGAAGGAAAGCACGGAAGCCGGCCGTTCTGGTCTCATTTCGATGGTGCACCAACTCACTGATGTCAGCGTTGATCACTACGCTGAGGTGGGTTTGCTGGGCTTCGTGCTGCTTACCGACGCCGTCGGGGGCGTCGACGTCTGCCTCAACGACGCCGTCGATGATCCGATGTCGGGCGCCAAGTTCCCGGCCGGGCGCCAGACCTTGCAGGGCTCCGAGGGCCTGTCCTTCGTGCGTCAGCGCTATGATCTCCCGCGCGGTGACCTTGACCGCATCGTGCGCCAGCAGGCTTACATGGCATCGCTGACCTCGAAGGTGCTGGACTCGGGCACGTTGACGTCCCCGGGCAAACTCAACAAGATCGCCGATGCCGTGGAGCGCTCCGTGGTCATCGATGACGGTTGGGACATCATGGGCTTCGTTACCCAGCTGGCTGGGCTGGCCGGCGGCAACGTGACCTTTACGACGATCCCGGTGACCTCCATTACCGGCGTGGGTGATTATGGCGAATCGGTGGTGACCATCGATACCGCGGAGGTACATCGCTTCATGGAGGATCTGGCCAAGTCCCAGGAAAAGGCCGAAGAAGACGAAAAGTCTGAGGATGCCGCCACGGACGAGGGCAACGACAATGGCGAAAAGCCCGTGGCTGAGGACCTCAATCTGCACGTCCTCAACGCCGGCAACGTCGACGGAATGGCCGGCGGAATCGGCGCATGGCTGAAGAACGTGGGCTACGCCGTGGAGCGCACGGCCAATGCGCAGTCGGGCCTGTATACCGAGTCCCAGATTGTGGCTGCGGATGCTAACGATGAGCGCGCCCTGGCCCTAGCCGAGCAGCTCGGCGGACTGCCGGTCACGGCCAACGAGGAGCTCGAGCCGGATACCTTCATCGTGGTGGCCACTGATGATTACGCCGGCCCGAAGGATGATTCCGCACAGGAAGAAGAGGCTGCTGCGGAGCCTGACCAAGGCGGTGAAACCCAGCAGGTAGGTACCCCGGGCGATGACTTCGGTACCGCGGAGGTTTCGCCTGAGATCGACGCCGGCGGCGACGGCCCGCGCTGCGTCAACTAA
- a CDS encoding glycosyltransferase family 2 protein, with amino-acid sequence MKNIQKPLAVVTVTFSPGRYLSDFLSSLRLATSLPTLTILADNGSTDGVPEAAAREHADVEFLDTGGNLGYGAGMNAGARFARAKGVDEEFFLIANPDVTFIEGSLDELIACARRHPDAAAVGPRIVEPDGSNYPSARAVPTLLTGIGHALFGTIWPSNPWSRAYRDDADMDSERPAGWLSGSCLLVRWEAFEQIGGFDERYFMYLEDVDLGDRFTRAGWRNIFCPTAVITHAKGHSTQAHRGAMLRAHHDSAYRFQADRHPHWYQAPLRAALWLGLRVRGLVLSACRDGS; translated from the coding sequence GTGAAGAATATACAGAAACCCCTGGCCGTGGTCACCGTGACCTTTTCTCCTGGCCGTTACCTCAGTGATTTCTTGTCATCGCTGCGCTTGGCGACGTCCCTGCCTACCCTCACCATCCTCGCCGATAACGGCTCGACCGATGGGGTGCCGGAAGCTGCCGCGCGGGAGCACGCGGACGTGGAATTCCTCGATACTGGGGGAAACCTTGGCTATGGCGCCGGAATGAATGCCGGCGCGCGTTTCGCTCGAGCGAAAGGCGTCGATGAAGAGTTCTTTCTCATTGCTAACCCGGATGTGACGTTTATCGAAGGTTCTCTGGATGAGCTGATCGCGTGCGCGCGCCGCCACCCAGATGCCGCGGCGGTGGGGCCGCGCATCGTGGAGCCGGATGGCAGTAACTACCCCTCGGCGCGCGCCGTACCGACGCTGCTCACGGGTATCGGCCACGCGCTGTTCGGAACTATTTGGCCTTCCAATCCGTGGTCGCGTGCCTACCGCGATGATGCCGACATGGACAGCGAGCGCCCCGCCGGCTGGCTATCCGGTTCCTGCCTGCTGGTGCGATGGGAGGCTTTTGAGCAGATCGGTGGCTTTGATGAGCGTTACTTCATGTATTTGGAGGACGTGGACTTAGGCGACCGCTTCACTCGCGCCGGCTGGCGGAATATCTTTTGTCCCACGGCGGTGATTACTCACGCCAAGGGCCATTCGACGCAGGCCCATCGCGGCGCGATGCTGCGTGCCCACCATGATTCTGCCTATCGCTTCCAAGCGGATAGGCACCCGCACTGGTACCAAGCGCCACTGCGCGCGGCTTTGTGGCTGGGATTGCGGGTGCGCGGGCTGGTTTTAAGCGCGTGCCGCGACGGCTCCTAG
- a CDS encoding sugar phosphate nucleotidyltransferase, with product MTESAPQWGSTADAVILVGGRGTRLRPLTIGTPKPMLPTANYPFLQHLLARIKEAGIEHVVLSTSYKAEVFEEYFGDGSELGLEIEYVVEETALGTGGGIRNVYDKLRQDTVMVFNGDVLSGMDLNGILDTHHSKDADVTMHLLNVADPRAFGCVPTDSEGRVTAFLEKTEDPPTNQINAGCYVFKKDVIETIPAGRVVSVERETFPQLLESGRLVVGHVDNSYWRDMGRPDDFVRGSSDLVRGIAHSPLLVGRTGESVVDESAGIAGGVLLLSGTAVGRGSVIGAGSRLDGTVVFDGATIEPGAIINNSIIASGAHIGANAHIDNCVIGEGAIIGARCELQGGMRVFPGVSIPDAGVRFSSDA from the coding sequence ATGACTGAATCAGCGCCCCAGTGGGGATCGACGGCCGATGCCGTCATTCTGGTGGGAGGTCGCGGCACTCGTCTGCGCCCGCTGACGATTGGCACGCCGAAGCCGATGTTGCCCACGGCCAACTACCCATTCCTGCAGCACCTGCTTGCGCGTATCAAGGAAGCAGGAATCGAGCACGTGGTGCTCTCTACTTCCTACAAGGCAGAGGTCTTCGAGGAGTACTTCGGGGACGGCTCCGAGCTGGGCCTGGAGATTGAGTACGTGGTGGAGGAGACCGCTCTGGGCACTGGTGGCGGTATCCGCAATGTCTATGACAAGCTGCGCCAGGATACGGTCATGGTGTTCAACGGTGACGTTTTGTCCGGAATGGATCTCAACGGCATTCTCGATACGCACCACTCCAAGGACGCGGACGTGACGATGCACCTGCTCAACGTTGCTGATCCCCGCGCCTTTGGTTGCGTTCCGACGGATTCTGAAGGCCGGGTGACGGCCTTTTTGGAGAAGACCGAGGATCCGCCGACGAACCAGATTAACGCTGGCTGCTACGTGTTCAAGAAGGATGTTATTGAGACCATTCCGGCTGGCCGTGTGGTTTCCGTGGAGCGCGAGACTTTCCCGCAGCTGCTGGAGTCGGGCCGCCTTGTGGTCGGACACGTGGATAATTCCTACTGGCGCGATATGGGCCGTCCGGATGATTTCGTCCGCGGTTCTTCTGATCTGGTGCGTGGTATTGCGCATTCGCCGCTGTTGGTCGGCCGCACGGGTGAGTCCGTGGTGGATGAGTCTGCGGGTATTGCCGGTGGTGTGCTCCTTCTGTCCGGTACGGCGGTGGGCCGCGGTTCCGTCATTGGGGCGGGTTCGCGTTTGGATGGCACGGTGGTCTTCGATGGTGCGACCATTGAGCCGGGTGCCATCATCAACAACTCCATCATTGCCTCGGGTGCCCACATCGGTGCGAATGCGCACATCGATAACTGCGTTATTGGCGAGGGTGCAATCATTGGTGCGCGCTGTGAGCTGCAGGGTGGCATGCGCGTCTTTCCGGGCGTGAGCATTCCGGACGCGGGCGTGCGTTTTAGTTCCGACGCCTAA
- a CDS encoding WhiB family transcriptional regulator: MSLDELFGAVEQEWQDQALCAQTDPEAFFPEKGGSTREAKRICQACAVRDECLEYALEHDERFGIWGGLSDRERRRLKREIG; this comes from the coding sequence ATGTCGCTCGATGAACTCTTTGGTGCCGTCGAGCAGGAGTGGCAAGACCAGGCGCTGTGCGCCCAAACGGATCCGGAAGCATTCTTTCCCGAAAAGGGAGGATCTACCCGCGAAGCTAAGCGCATCTGCCAGGCCTGCGCGGTGCGTGATGAATGCCTCGAGTATGCCCTGGAGCATGATGAGCGCTTCGGAATCTGGGGCGGGCTTTCGGACCGTGAGCGTCGCCGCCTCAAGCGTGAAATTGGTTAA